AAGTTGTGCGAGCAAAGATAGCCCTCTTGGCCAACGAAGGCGTCAGGCTACGAGATATCGCTGATGAGCTGGATGTCTCTTGCTTCATGGTCTCAAAGTGGGTCAAGAGATTCGCCCTTGTTGGAGTAAGATCGCTCGGTGACGCCCCAAGGTCAGGGGTTCCAAGGACCCACTCAAGATGACGAGATCGCCGAGATCATCAAGCTAACACACAGGCTGCGTCGAAGTCAGCGCTATCAGTCCAGCTACCCATCGGTGTACTGATACCGAAACAGCGCCTGGCTCTTACTCTGTTTCGGTGTGGTTATCTCATATACGTGACACGTCATGGACAGGGATGGTGACGACAGTTCCTACGTTGTCGGACATCTTGTATGGACTAGCTCTCACAGCTTGTCCAACCCTTCGTTGAGGATCACCTTATTGAGACCTGGCGCGGAAAGCGGGAGCGCTCTCGCATTCAGCTTGGTAGATCTTGAAGCGCCATACGTTTTTGAGTGTCCCTGATGCGAAGTGATGCTTGCCGCGCATGTCGCTGTTACCCGTAGAGCTGGGTTTGACCCTGCCTTCCGTGTCACAGTCTGTGTGGCGGCAGGAACGTATGGCATCCAACCAGCGCCCCCGGTAGGACTCGAACCTACGACCGACTGCTTAGAAGGCAGCTGCTCTATCCGCTGAGCTACAGGGGCCACCAGTCCAGTGTAAAGCCGCGAGCACCACAGACGGCAATCAGCAAAGACCACCGACTAGAGTACTTGATCATTACAACAGTACTCCTCCACGATCCAACTCTCGCTTTCCGACGTGGAGGTAGAGGGTGACTAGCATGCAGCAACGGTCGCGGCTTCGATCGTTTCCTCATACCGTCTTCGGACTCTATACCGTCGCAGGCTTCTATCGGGGCGCCCAGAATATGGCGCTCACCACCCTTGCCCTCATTATCAAAGAGGACCTTGGCTACGGTGCCGGCGTCATCGGAATTGTCTCTGCCCTTTCGGGCATCATACTTGTACTCGTAACACTCTCCATCAGCGCTCGGCTCAAACCGGCCCACCTCGAACGGGCAGTGTTGTACTCGCTAATTGCCCTGGCAATCAGCCTTGTCATCATTGGCGTCAGTCACTCCATCTATCTCACCGCCTTTGCCACTATCCTCCTGGGTGTAGCTGGCGGCCTCGGAATGCCGGGGTTGGCCGGCTCCGTCCAGCTCGCAGCTGGCGAGAGTGCGGCCAACCCACAACGGATCCTCGCCATCTACACGCTGGTCTTGAGTATGTCGCTCGCTGTAGGCCCACTCTTAGAAGCGGGCCTACTTGATGCAACCCATCAAGATGTACGTTGGCCATTTATCGCCTTCACGGCACTACCCCTACTGGCTCTTGTCATCATGGTGTCACGACGACGAGAAGCAATGGCTCTCTCAGCCAAGGCTGCGGCAACTAACAAACCACCAGCCGATCACCAACTGAACTCCGAGCGCATTCGCCTACTCAAAACACCAGAGGTCGTGAAAGCCCTTTTTGCCCAGCTGATGTATGCCGTTCCCTTTGCTGCGCTCACGGTGTTCGGAGCAGAGGTGGCCCGGGTCACAGATCGAGCGACCGCTGCACAGGCACAGCTCGCCTTCACCGTCTTCTTCGTCCTCTCGTTGAGCTGCAGGGGTCTCGTCGCCTGGCGGTCACCGGTTCCGCGTAAAGGATTAGCGTATGCCGTTGCAGGATTGTTTACCATCGTCGGCCTCTCCTTCATCATCGCCGGCCACTCCTTCGTTCTCTTTTTGGTTGGGATGATCATCCTCGGCCTGCCCCACGGTGCTATCTTCCCGTTAGCACTGTC
This portion of the Ferrimicrobium sp. genome encodes:
- a CDS encoding MFS transporter, with the protein product MQQRSRLRSFPHTVFGLYTVAGFYRGAQNMALTTLALIIKEDLGYGAGVIGIVSALSGIILVLVTLSISARLKPAHLERAVLYSLIALAISLVIIGVSHSIYLTAFATILLGVAGGLGMPGLAGSVQLAAGESAANPQRILAIYTLVLSMSLAVGPLLEAGLLDATHQDVRWPFIAFTALPLLALVIMVSRRREAMALSAKAAATNKPPADHQLNSERIRLLKTPEVVKALFAQLMYAVPFAALTVFGAEVARVTDRATAAQAQLAFTVFFVLSLSCRGLVAWRSPVPRKGLAYAVAGLFTIVGLSFIIAGHSFVLFLVGMIILGLPHGAIFPLALSALSSSLPPEELPRANSLLMGSSNLIGIVAPPVLGLIAAATTYRLMMTTVLVPVVLVFTAFVVYVTILRLRTRSTLSSAG